The Gossypium hirsutum isolate 1008001.06 chromosome D06, Gossypium_hirsutum_v2.1, whole genome shotgun sequence genome contains the following window.
tgatttgaagaaattgtattggtggtggGGCATGAAGAAAGATATCTCGAAATTTatattaaagtgtttaatttgtcaacaagtgaaagatgagcatcaagtaccatcgggtttacttcagccgggaatgattccagagtggaagtgggacagcatcacgatggattttgtgatggGATTGCCTTtgactccaaagaagaaagatgctatttgggtaatcgtTGACAGACTGACAAAGTCAGCCCATTTCATTCTGGTAcgcattgattactcacttgacaagttggtggagttatatgttgctgaaatagtgagattacacggggtgcctaagtctattatatcggatagagatctgaggttcacttcgaggttttggataaagttgcaggaacctttgggtacaaaattgaactttagtactgcgttccatccgcaaactgacgggcaatcagaaagagtgattcaagttcttgaagacatgctccggtgttgtattttagaatttgaaggtagttgggagaaatatctaccattagctgaatttgcttacaacaatagttatcagtcaagtatatgagtggcaccgtatgaagcattatatgggcgtaagtgtagaaatcctttatattggactgagctcggtgagaaccggattcatggagttgacttggtgaaagaaattgaagaaaaagtgaaagtaatccgtgactgtttaaaggctgcttaagatcggcaaaagtcatatgcggatttaaagaggaaagagattgagtttcaagtgggtgataaactgttcttgaaagtatctccatggaagaagattttgagatttggtcgtaaaggcaaattgaggccacgctttattggaccgtatgaagttattgaaagaattagacttgtagcttatcggttagctttgccgacaGAGTTGGAaagaatacataatgtatttcatgtatcgatgttacgaAACTAtcattctgatccttcacatatagttttTCCTACAGAAATTGAagttcgaccggatatgacttatgaggaggaaccgataaagattctggctcgagaggtcaaacagttaagaaataaaagtgtagacttagtgaaagtgttatggcaaaatCATGGAATgcaagaggctacgtgggaaccgaaggaagttatgaggaaacagtacccaaacctcttttttggtaagatttacgaggacgaaaatccctaaggggggagaattgtaacagccctttttatggtctacaaattcacggaaaaatttcgtaaaaatttcgttcgaaaattttgacgtttgggcactcaatttagtcaaaaggactaaatcgtaaaaagtgcaaaagttgagttatacatgttagaagtgtctaattgttttgaaattctaaatttgaggtccttatgttgtaattagaccattagttaattgatggacaaaaatgggcatagaattagtgaaatagatttttttaagtaagggtaTTTGGtcattagtaaataaatagaattaaaatgggaaaaagatggaaaaatggtgTCCATCTTCATTAAGTTGTTGCCAAAACTtggaagacaccatagctagggtttcttcactttctcaagctcatagtaagtgcatcctagccccgtttttaatgttcttcgcatttttgaaatcttcgtagctcggtttagcttattctaccattaattcatgttagggttcatatttggaaaaatacctataggtgaaatgtgtttattttgctgttttatggtagaatatgaagttagaaattatattaaacaacttttgctaagcgattttaagcgaaaacgggtaaattgacataataggTAAAAATAAGTAATGTTCAAAAgtgtgtgttagagtgagaatttaatgttgccatagaagaaaaaaatgttcagaatgttatgaaacgtaagaataagagatgatgtttaatttccgagcttgagaacgaaagtgtaaatatgcaaaagtttgggggcaaaattgtaatttttcaaaaagttgggtggaggaatattttaataaatgtgaacattaaatgagttaaatttgctattatagatcaagaaagacgagaagactacctcaaacggggaaaagagaagatagtggagtaaattgcaaaatcacgatattttgcaccgaggtaagtaaacatgtgaattaatgcattattttgatattaattaatttttttagatttaattgaaCATAAAATAATTACTTGACAAAGATCCTAAAAATGTGGTTAagttgggaaaggtggtaaagtgttgaaaaacacggttttcagttgaacacttggaataggCCGGAGTACATTGAAtataaagggggttgctaagtgctaatTCCCCCAATgagttgctaagtgctgattacctgattcattggtggttgctaagtgctgattccatcgtattttaaatgtgaagggggttgataagtgctgattcccccaaggggttgctaagtgctgattccccaaaatcattggtggttgctaagtgctgataccacattattttaaatgtgaaaagggttgctaagtgctgattccaccatatttttgaatttgaaagggttgctaagtgctgattccccgaatcactggtggttgctaagtgctgaatccaccgataacggataacattccgagtgttcaacgagaaAATTGGAAAggtaaatatttatatatggtgGAAAAGGTATGTGAGGAATATTGGGGTTGATACTTAATCAACCCATGTGTAAAGTGAAAGGAAATACCAAAACCTCAAAAGagcaaatttaaatataaaattgttttGTATAACAACAGttgggaaactttgaaaaatcaccataaatggtggaaaaatGAATTAGAgtctgaataatatatgaaattgaatctgagtgagtctattttcatatgaaaggaACAGAGCAAGCAAAGAAGTTGTATATTTGGGAATATTTAAGTTTTATTGAGACAGGGTTGGATTGATTTCGAAAtgccctgttctaactttagaaaatcaccaaaaattgtacaaaaataattatggcttgaaatttacatgcttgaactccttagtgagtctatttttaagataaataaacaagaactttttttgaattttttacatagagttaagtaaattttagtaaggagaggttagaactgtcgagcagtgaaaCATGAGAATATTTAGAGAATAAAATGTAGTAATTGGatgaactaaaaattctgaaaattttatggtagaaatttatatgagtctagttttgggtaTTTTGGCAATTAACACTTTtgaaacatggcatgtatagatgactttatgtaatgtggtataaatatgtatatatatagtatttttcggtttaatatgttggtgcttattaatggataaattatgtctGAACATGTAACTGTAATTGGTTGGAAATATTGAAGTTCTTTGAAATTGTCATTGGAAATTTGTAGgggtttttatgtaaaaataagcagaaatactgccgaaatttttataaaaaaaattgtaagtgtttgagttctagtaatacctcatactctgttttGGTAAggaacatgggtaaggggtgttacaacttagcTCTCCACGAACTAGGTAAATGATCTCATTGTTTCTTCTCATTCAGACATTCCTTGTACACTATTGATGGTTTTATTAGTTGCGGCAACCCAAATACCATCTCCTTCTGCTATAGGGTGTTGAGTCCCTTGAAACTCAAATGACCATAATGAAAATGCCATAGTTGACGAATATCTATTATTTTATTGAAGCAGGTTGTACCAATTGGTAGGGACACTACTGTAATTTTGAACATGCGATTAGGGGAATCATAGATTTCATGATAACACCCATCTCAAGATGATAAATCTTGCAATTGTTGTGTACAATAAGCATAGCTAGACCCTTCTCCTAAAGCTGTCCAGCACttaacaatttatttttcaaaccAAGCACATAAAATACTTTAGTTATTACTTGTATTTGATTGTTAATTGCAGTAGCAcattcttttttccttttaccACCAAGATTGCATTGTTTCTTTTGCTTCACATTATCTGCAAATTGCTTATTGAAGTTTGCAAAAATATTCTTTCCGATTACACATGTGATTGTTGCAATTAGATTATAAGAACCAATCATCAGTTGATATGAGTCTCAAGGCCTAAAATAAGGCTCATGAATATGATGGGCTCAAATTTCCTCAAGGCCTAATAACGAGGTCGAAGGCCAAGAAAATCTGAGTAAGATTGAACGAGGCCATCCAAGACTTTGTTACCAAGGCCCTAAATGCACACACGACCGaataagaaaatcaagattcactttcttgttttcaagaaaatcaagaaaccgaatcttggtctaATTTTGCTGTTTCGGACAATTTCAAGAATCTagaaaatcaagatttaaaatattggaaatcttggcccaagaaatcgaatcttgcagccaaggcACATTAGATTTCATGTACGAgcttgaacgagccaatttcgagaGCAAACGGACCACAATACCACGTTTTTTAAAAAATGGCTCATTAAGATGTCTACAAGCCCATCTTAaagtttggaaagtaatttaattgaatattaagtcaaattatcaaagtggcccaaattgtaaaatatttaagctataggtccaattttattttaataggtggatcatCATGTAAAAATTTAGCTCAAAGAGCCCATTTAATTCCTTTGGTTGAATTCCCATTAAAAATCCAcacttaaaattattattattttatttgatgagttgtcatgttagttattccattaaggttaggaaaacttattttgggggTATATAAGTAGCATGGAGTTCACCCTTATACACACAcaattgatttatatttttttttagttaataataattctctttgagcttttcttcaagaattgctcttgagtttattttagaagctgttttaacaatctttcagGTTGTGGGAATCACCTTCAAGCTTTCAGGAGTTGTGGattattaatgttttgattttctaGATCTGGTTGGGGCGTTTCCTTGAGGTCCAAGGACGGTTTCCATCCATCCAAAAAACTCTAATTCATTCTCTTTTGGACTCTTTACCAGCCAATTcatctttgttttgttttaatttcgtttGACTCTCCTTTGTGACAACTAATATGTTTCATTGTTTCTCATTTCAGTTTATACTTGTCTAGATATCTAGGATAAATccgcgactttgacaaactttacgatccgcttCCGCATTCATCAACATCATTCTTTATCATAAGTCTTGAGCTATTCATCCTCAACCTGAACTATACGCAATATTTCTTTAGGAATCTCTATATGGTTGTTTTTCTTGCTCTAACATTCCCATTAAAAGTGCCCTACTTTATGGTAATTGAACCACTCAACAGTGGATTTGTCAAATTTTGCCCTTCCACATCCTGAACCTCATCCTTGGTAGCCATCACGACCTCATCCTCGATTAGAAAATACCCCATAAGTCACCTTCAAGGCTTGTTCCTCTTCTAGGCTAGTCATCCTTTGCTCATGCACTAGCAAACTGCTTTGCAATTCATCTATGGACAGGTTGCTAGTGTCTTGTGCCTCATCAATAAAACAGACCACATAATTGAATTTTGAAGTCATAAATCGCAATATCTTTTCCACTACTTCTCTATCACTTTTGTGTTCACCATTAGCATTCATCTTGTTCACAATCGTAAGTGTACCGACGAAATAATCATCCACCGTCCCTTCAGCCTTCATGTGGAGTGTCTCAAACTCCTTCTTCAATGCATGTAATTGTGCTCGCTTAACTCGCGTTGGAACCTTGGTATTTTTTCTTCACAGTCCCATATGACGTTGGATATTTCCTTATTAAGAATCGTCTCAAGAATAGATCGATCCAAAGCTTGGAATAAATAATTCTTCATCTTCAAGTCCTTAAGTTTCTGTTCATCAATATGACGTTGTTGCGCCTCAATAAGTGTCATTCCAGTAGGTGCAACAAAAATTCCAGTTTCCACAAACTCCAATATTCTTTTGAACGCAAAAAATTATCCATCAACATTGCCCAATAATCATAGTGACCATCAAACTTAGGAATTGACAGTTGCACGAAGGTATTTTCAGTTGCCATGCTAGAAAAAAAATCAGTTGCTAAAGTATTTAATGGAATAATTGCACAATTTATTCATGTGCTTGACCAAATATATATAGTTGAGCttacaaaataaaatatccaAAAGATAACAAAATAAATCCAAAACTATTTGTTAATTTCTAACAACTGCCCAACTAGAAACAAAGAAATATAACTCCGGTAAAATTAGGAGACTTATTCAAAGCTAACAACCACCAATATTCTAGCAATAGCTGGAGACTTATTCAAACATATCTAACAAGGTACATATTAGGGTTAACATGCAGTAGCCTCTTCGCAATTTCTAGGTAACTTTTTTGTTGTTGCTAAGTGAAGTGGTGATTACTTTCAGGAATCGACTTCTTTGGCTACCTCAGGCTTTTGAGTGAGAACTTCATTAACGAATTGTAGATGGCCAAGCATGGAAAGTAACGTGCAAAGGTGTTCCAGGGCAACTATCAGTGATCAGTCTGTCAACAAACAATGCACCCTCTTCTCTTGAGCCAAATTAAGCAACGAAATCTTATTGCCTTTTACCGCTGCAACATATAAAGCTTTCTctccatttttttaatattctattcaCTAAATGGAAAAGATGATCCTAAAGAAACTtgaatatatatttgataatatTGGTTTATATTTGAGAATAGTTGATAAATATGTGAATTCTGTGAGCCTTACTATATAAGATTTACAAAACAAAAATATAGTTACTATTgaagtttttttcttttcattaaaaagttattattattttaaagtttgaCCATTACAAATGTAATACATTTACAAAcccccaattaattataatataaaatcaaattaacataaaatacatCAAACACAAAATCCATACAAAATTCACACGAAATGGGACGAAGATCTACGCATTATAATTACACGTGATAAGACTCAAGTTTAAGTACTCAAAACTCAAAATCTCTACCTTAACCAATAAACAAAGCTACGCCAGTTAACATTACTAAAATTGATTCCAAATAAACTTGATACAATAATTGATGCTATTGGTTTATATTTTGAGAAAAGTAGATAGGTATTTGAAGTTTTTGTCTCACAATTAAAGTAGTAAGTATTGTACTGATGAATGTATCCTTTTTTTACTAGAACCGGTACGCACTGGTACCAGTCTGTTTCGATGTACTATTTCAGATTTatcgatttttaaaaaaaaattaacacatgcatataaaaatctttacaaatatcaaataaatgatactgaataaattttaaatatgaaatatccatgaattatataaaataatcattaataAACTCTACAAATACAAATTTATCATTcgataaattcaaaattaacaagaaaaaaaaagccgAAGGGTGAgggaattttttaataaaagaaaatgaaagaggaGTGTGGATTTTTTTCTTTGATAACCGCGCGagtgaattttttattatattttaattttttacattttaaatgtgaaagtgtattttaaaaaatttaaaatattaaactttatttttcagtgtaatatatattttttattggtcAATACATTTCAATTAAGTCATTAACATAAcaataaatagttaaaaaattatattttttaatattatttatgcaCTGATCAAAGCACCATATTCCAACCGATGCAACTATAATTGACTGAAATGAGTTGGTGCGATCGATACGaatcaaaattttcatcaatgtagaaaaaaacatattatttattcCGTGTTAACATTAAAACATACAACCAACCGATACGACTGAAACCAATGCGAAACCAACCACtaaacatattatttttaaagcaaCTACCAAGATCAAATAATGAAGATGTGAATGGCCTATGTTGCAGAAATTTAGTAAAATTCGGTGATCATTCTTGAATTattaacaataattcattttcatccatgccctttgaaatttatatttatcaactaatgtttcattttcatttatccCCGCATGATCTGTATACCCAAATGCACCTCAATGATAACAAAGGACACCTACAATATGAGATGAAGACAAAAGAGACCACCTAAATTAGCAAAACAGAACATGGATTCACCACCATGGCCTTCAtcctaaaaattgcatggttgtCTGAGACCACATCAAGCCGGACCAAACAACCCAGAAAGATAATTAATATTTCTTCCCCTCAATGTAATTAACATGTAAAATAGAGAAACTGtgtattatatcaattaaattaaggggaaaatattaatgttatgtttgatTTTCCTTAAAATTTCACTTTTGATTAATGATGAGAACTAAAATGTTAAATGAGTGAATTAATGATAAGAAGGCGTGTTACAGCTGGTTTTGCACCCTTTCTCTTCTGTTCATAATTCCTCTAACTTCAAACCATGTCCCCAGTAAGTAAGTGAGTGCACAGGTCGTTTTCTCCGCCAAACTCggacaaatttattttttgaattcaaatttcaagcgctttaccctttttctttttccgcACTGTTTTAATCAAAATCATCCTCAACTTCCCCAACTCCAACTCCATTACTTCAGATCTGAATTCCCAAATATATTTACACAATCCAGAGCAGAGTAATGGGGATATTGTACGGGATGGTAGCGAGGGGGCAGGTGGTGTTGGCCGAGTTCAGCGCAACTCAGACTAATGCCAGCGTTGTAGCCAGGCTGATACTGGAGAAGATGAAAGAAGTGAAGAATAATTGTATTTCATCGTTTTCACATCATCCTTATATTTTTCATGTCAAGGGAACCGATGGTCTCACCGTTCTTTGCATGGCCGATGATGCCTCCGGAAGTAAGTCTATAGCTTACAAAATTCTTACCTATTTCTCCGTTTATTGTCCTTTACATACAAATTAAGGTTTTTGATAATATCTGTAGGGATAATCCCTTTCGCTTTCCTTGAAGATATCCATAAAAAATTTGTAAAGACATTTGGTCGTGCTGTTCATTCGGCTTCAGCTTATGCTATGAATGATGAATTCTCCAGGGTTCTATGTCAACAAATGGATCATTTCTCAAGAAACCCGAATGTTGATAGATTAAACCGTTTAAAAGGGGAGATGAATCAGgttcattttcaaatttatttgtgTTCATCTGGTTGATCCTTGAAGTTTCAGAATTCAAGATTGATCAATTCCAATTTCCTAAATTTGTACATATATAGGTACAGAGTGTATTGATTGACAATATTGAGAAAGCCTTGGAGAGAGGCGACCACTTGGCGCTTCTTGTTGAAAAGGCTATAACAATGCAGCAGCCTATGCAGGGGAATAATAGTACAGTTGCGCTCAAAAGGAAAGCTCGTAGTTACAAAAATGTTATCTGGTGGAGAGATTGTAAGTTCACGTAAGTATGCTAAAAATATTCTATTCTTAACTGAATCGAAACGTGAAAGATTACTGGAGGTGGGTGGTGGATTGATTCCGTTTCAGTTCATGTAATTTCAAGAATGAGCTGttgatgacgatgatgatgatgttgtCTTGCAGGGCGACATTGATGCTGTTGTTTTTGCTGACCATCGTTTATGTTTCGCTCGCATTTGTTTGTAATGGCCTCTTTTTATCGTCCTGCTTCAATCATATGACAATGGCTTCCGTGGTTCCTCACATGTTTTAGAGTAGCTGTTAGCGGTAACCCCTAAATGCCTGTAATGATACAATTCAAGTTTAGAAATGTACGCATAAGCTGAAATTCAAAGAATATTACAAGATGATATAAAAATAGTGTCCTTTACATTTATGTCATTTGAGTTGAAAAAAAAGAGTAGCACAACTTTTCCATTCATTAGCCCTGCCTTTAAGGCTTAAGCTTGGATTTTATAACCAAAGCTAATTGAAGTTGTAATTTTTGCCAACTTGCCTTCTGGAATGAGCGAGTAAATTGCAGGGACTAAGCTCTAGCACTGGCATTTGTCAATCTTATCACTAATTTTCGAATATAATTAATCGATCTTATTATCAGTCGAATTGTATTGCCAAACTACACTAGGAGGATTGACGCCCCCCTGGTATGCCATGGCAGCTAGCAGGGAAGCCACTAACATTAGGGTGTCGCATTTTCTTTCTAGCCAATCAGCATTGCTTTTAACCAACCTCTtgccatcttttcttttcttatgttTCGGTATTGAATCTGATTGATCACATGTGGATAATAAGATCTTGGTCCTTGTTGCCTTGAGTTGACCATTTGACAAAGGCTTATCTTTGGCATGTGTAGCTCCCATCCTTCCAAATGACTCCACAATCTCCTCCTTCACATCTCTTTGGATATGTGATAAAAGATAAAGTGCTGTAAAGCCATCTTCCTTCTCACAACTCACGTCCACAGTTGAGCTAGAAATTAGAAAGTTTATGGCCTGCATATATGTTTTTATCAATATCATTTCCATTAATTTATTACTTTTAAGATTCAATCTTCAACAATGAAAAAAGATTCCTGAGCTAGAGTGTAGAACTGCACGAGGATCTGAACACACCTCTATTTGCTTAGCAGCTATTGCGATATGGAAGATGTTGTTACGGTCATAGTTCTGACAGTTTACAAACTTACGATTTGAGATTTTTCCACCAAAAACTTCATTGCCTCCCACTGGTTACACCTTGCGCACCGGCAACTGTGCTGCCCCGGGTCTGGCATGAACCAACTCTTTCATGGCTGCAATGTGAAGAGGGTTCCTTCCTTCTAGGTCACAAACAAGGCACATATCAGCGTTAACTTCCAAGTACCCTTTCGCTGCTGCTATGTAAAGCGGTGATGACTTTCGAGAATCAAGTTCTTTGGCTTTTCAGTGAGAACTTCATCAACGAAGTAGAAATGACCAAGCATGACAGCTACTTGCAAAGGTATTCCAGGGTAACAACTCAAGATGAATCTGTCGAGAAGCAATGCATCCTCCAGTAGCAAATTGAGCAACGAAACCTTATTGCCTTGAACAGCTTCATCATAAAGCTTTCTCCCCATTTTGTAATTTGCTATTCACAAAGACGAAGAGATGGTTCAAAGAATCTTGACTCAATAATTGATGATATTCATTTCTATTTGACAAAAGTCAACAGATATTTGAAGTTCGTGCTTCAGAATACAAGATATAAGAAAATAACAGATTTTGAAGTTTATAGACATGagttttttttctcaaaagatgtaaaagaaaactaaaatgacttgTTTGAATAATAGTCGACTTGTCATTGGCTGGCGGGACTCAGCCTTTaaattctttttcaatttcttttagtatatttgtaacaccccttaccggtTTCTGTCACTAAAATCAGGTTACGGGATGATATAGAAATAATAGGATCAgaacattcaatttaattcaagtatttattaaaataatcttaAATCATCATTCTTTAAGATAAAACATATCTTACAGAAACAAATAGGGACTAATATAAAGCTTTACACAAAATAGAGGAAAAAACACAAAACAGGGTTAGGTTGAGGCCGTGTGAGGCCGTGTAATGCTAATTCACATCGCCGTGTATTTAGACCGTGTAACTTATTGAGATCGTGTATTATTATGTCACACGGCCGCAtatccaggccgtgtaactcactaaagCCGTGTGGGTCAATGTGTAAAAATCTAACAAAAGTCATACaatcgtgtgtctaggccgtgtaaatAACTGTGACCATGTGACAACCTGACTTACCAAATTTATAGTACTCACACGGGTGTATGGCTAGCTTGTGTGACAATCGAGAACCGTGTGACCTAAATGCAACCTATTTCCTACAAAACATGATTGTGTCACACTCTCGTGTGTGATACATAGCCATGTGACTAACCGTGTGCACCACAGTATACCATTTTAGGTAATTGCATCGAGCCAAACATTTAACTAACTTCTAAATACCTATTGACAACATAAAACCTTACTCAAAACACTTCAAAATCAAGTCAAAACATGTCACATAACATCCTATTAATACCTGACCAATATGTCACATTGGCACAATCACAAACAAGTTAACTACATTACTAAAACATCTAACTAAATTGATGCCAAGATGCTCtatttatataattcaatcatacttataaacttacaatacaATTGTACATCCCTATCCCATTAAACCCCATTAAACATGCCAATGTTCATTCAATCATCACTTATGACCAAACTCATTCATGATTTCAAAACCAATAATACATCAACTATACATTCATATATTCCATTTATTCCATCAAACATACATATGAACTTTAATAGCAACATTACATATAAGATATTATAATCACATTACAACATCAACCTTTAAGATCAATCACATGATTCCAAAACAACCTATATATACATGTCACATAATCGAAATAAAAACAATATCAAGATCTATCTGGACTGAAGCTTGATAGTATGAGTCTTGAAGTTGATTCGACAACCTTGTTCCGCAAAATGTCAACTACTGTAAACAAGAAATGAAACAGAGTAGACTTTTAatatcttagtaagttcatgtgattaaaatttacttataaattaCTTTAACTCACATGTATGCAATAAATTAATTAACAAGATACTAAAACCTAACATATTAATTCACAAAAAAACATGTGAGTTTGTCGTTTACAATTTCACTGAGTAATTCAATATCATTCATGTCATTCAAACTATTTCGATCACAAAGcatcatcaaatatcaaaacatCATTACTccatttattcatatatttgGATAGCCCGATGACCAATAGAAAAAGCATCTTGAATACTCGGATAACTACACCACACCACGGAGCACCGTAGTGTTAAAAGGGGAACCGAAGTGCAAACATGGACACCGAAGTGTAAACAAGGGCACCGGAGTGCAATCAAGGACACCAAAATGTAAACaagggcaccgaagtgcaaaaaTATAGACACTAAAATTGCAAACTTGTACAAACGCACATTCTAACCGTTTTGACATGCCAATCGTGTCCTAATCGTTTACTATGTTCAAACGGGAATTTATACATGATTTGTAACATTTATAATACATGGGCACTTTCATGTTTTCAGTACACATGTCATAATCAAGTCATGTTCATTCAGTGTCCATATGAATCTTGCTTCACAAGTATTCAAGACTTTCAATTTGATTCTTTCTCACCTTAGtattaaattataacattttaaagtttCCATCCAACAATGCACacaaatatttatatgtataatcaCAACTCAATCATAATCAACACAAATAAATACATTTTTGTACCCTATAAACTTACCTAATACAACTAGCTAGCGTATTTGATCTAGGGGCTATtctataattttctcttttccccaAATTTCCTCCGTATGGTTCAATGcttaatctatataataattaagtttaatttatcaatttcaaatatctTATATCACTAAATTACATGCATATgacatattattt
Protein-coding sequences here:
- the LOC107901325 gene encoding vesicle-associated membrane protein 713 isoform X3; its protein translation is MGILYGMVARGQVVLAEFSATQTNASVVARLILEKMKEVKNNCISSFSHHPYIFHVKGTDGLTVLCMADDASGRIIPFAFLEDIHKKFVKTFGRAVHSASAYAMNDEFSRVLCQQMDHFSRNPNVDRLNRLKGEMNQVQSVLIDNIEKALERGDHLALLVEKAITMQQPMQGNNSTVALKRKARSYKNVIWWRDWRH
- the LOC107899995 gene encoding uncharacterized protein, producing MGRKLYDEAVQGNKVSLLNLLLEDALLLDRFILSCYPGIPLQVAVMLGHFYFVDEVLTEKPKNLILEKGRNPLHIAAMKELVHARPGAAQLPAINFLISSSTVDVSCEKEDGFTALYLLSHIQRDVKEEIVESFGRMGATHAKDKPLSNGQLKATRTKILLSTCDQSDSIPKHKKRKDGKRLVKSNADWLERKCDTLMLVASLLAAMAYQGGVNPPSVVWQYNSTDNKID
- the LOC107901325 gene encoding vesicle-associated membrane protein 711 isoform X1, whose protein sequence is MGILYGMVARGQVVLAEFSATQTNASVVARLILEKMKEVKNNCISSFSHHPYIFHVKGTDGLTVLCMADDASGRIIPFAFLEDIHKKFVKTFGRAVHSASAYAMNDEFSRVLCQQMDHFSRNPNVDRLNRLKGEMNQVQSVLIDNIEKALERGDHLALLVEKAITMQQPMQGNNSTVALKRKARSYKNVIWWRDCKFTATLMLLFLLTIVYVSLAFVCNGLFLSSCFNHMTMASVVPHMF
- the LOC107901325 gene encoding vesicle-associated membrane protein 711 isoform X2; the protein is MGILYGMVARGQVVLAEFSATQTNASVVARLILEKMKEVKNNCISSFSHHPYIFHVKGTDGLTVLCMADDASGNIHKKFVKTFGRAVHSASAYAMNDEFSRVLCQQMDHFSRNPNVDRLNRLKGEMNQVQSVLIDNIEKALERGDHLALLVEKAITMQQPMQGNNSTVALKRKARSYKNVIWWRDCKFTATLMLLFLLTIVYVSLAFVCNGLFLSSCFNHMTMASVVPHMF